Below is a window of Shinella sp. PSBB067 DNA.
CGACCGCCACAAGCCGGCCGATGCGGTCAAGGACGTCTTCGTCCACATCACCAGGGAGACGGATGCGGGCATCTACGTCTCGGGCGCCAAGGTCGTCGCCACCTCCTCGGCGCTGACCCACTACAACTTCCTCGCCCAGAGCTCGGCGACCGTGACCGAGGACCCGTCTCTCTCGGTGATGTTCATCCTGCCGATGAATGCGCCGGGCGTGAAGATGTTCTGCCGCGTCTCCTACGAGCAGACCGCCAATACGGCCGCCCATCCTTTCGACTACCCCCTCTCCTCGCGCTTCGACGAGAACGACGCCATCCTCGTGCTCGACAACGTCTTCGTGCCATGGGAGGACGTGCTGGTGCTGCGCGATGCCGCCAAGATCCTCTCCTTCCACCCCGCCTCGGGCTTCATGCACGGCTACTGCTTCCAGGGCTGCACGCGGCTTGCGGTGAAGCTGGATTTCCTCGCCGGCCTGCTCGCCAAGGCGCTGCGCGCGACGGGCGGCGACGCCTTCCGCGGCAACCAGGCGATGCTCGGCGAGGTGATCGCCATCCGCCACCAGTTCTGGTCCTTCTCCAACGCCATGGCCCACAACCCCATCCCCTGGGCGAACGGCACGGTGCTGCCCAACCTGGAAGCCGCGCTGTGCTACCGCACCTTCATGTCGGAGGCCTATCCGAAGGTCATCGACATCGTGCGCCGCACCGTCGCCTCGGGCCTCATCTACCTGCCGTCTTCCGCGAAGGATTTCGCCAACCCGGAGATCGACCGCTACCTCGCGCAATATGTCCGCGGCTCGAACGATATGGGCCATG
It encodes the following:
- a CDS encoding 4-hydroxyphenylacetate 3-hydroxylase N-terminal domain-containing protein, coding for MRAEDHRKDKTRPFTGAEYLASLRDGREVYINGERIADVTSHPSMRNSARSIARLYDALHDPKRKERLTSPTDTGSGGYTHKYFRVAHSADDLVAQQGAIADWARMSYGWMGRTADYKAALMNTLGANADWYGPFKDNALSWHKRAQESVLFMNHAIVNPPIDRHKPADAVKDVFVHITRETDAGIYVSGAKVVATSSALTHYNFLAQSSATVTEDPSLSVMFILPMNAPGVKMFCRVSYEQTANTAAHPFDYPLSSRFDENDAILVLDNVFVPWEDVLVLRDAAKILSFHPASGFMHGYCFQGCTRLAVKLDFLAGLLAKALRATGGDAFRGNQAMLGEVIAIRHQFWSFSNAMAHNPIPWANGTVLPNLEAALCYRTFMSEAYPKVIDIVRRTVASGLIYLPSSAKDFANPEIDRYLAQYVRGSNDMGHVERIKIMKLLWDATGTEFGGRHALYELNYAGAPEEVRLQVLKGAERGGRLKEMEALVDQCMADYDENGWTGDTWLPPLGDEAVRDAAE